The Streptomyces sp. NBC_01317 genomic interval ACGCGAAAAGCATCGGCGGGTTGGCACATTTGTACCCATGTCCGAGGTCGGAAGACACACGGGCCGGAGGGTTCACCGGAAGTTTCAGAAATCGAAGCCGAGTTGGCCCCCGCTTTCCATCGCGGCCGTCTCCGCGGAGACCCTGACCTTCTTGAGGTGCCGCCAGCGCGGCAGGCCGTCGAGGTAGGACCACGAGAGCCGGTGCTGGGCCGTCGGCCCCCGTTCCTCCAGCGCCGCCTTGTGCACCGGCGAGGGATAGCCGGCGTTGGCGCCGAAGGCGAACGGGGCGTACTCCTCGGACCCGGCGCCCAGTTCGGCCATCATGGCGTCCCTGCGCACCTTGGCGAGCACCGAGGCGGCCGCCACCGAGACACAGGACTGGTCGCCCTTGATGACCGTACGCACCTGCCAGGGTCCCCCGAGATAGTCGTGCTTGCCGTCCAGGATCACCGCGTCGGGCCGTACCGGCAGCGCCTCCAGGGCGCGTACGGCGGCGAGCCGCAGGGCCGCGGTCATCCCCAGCTCGTCGATCTCCTCCGGGGAGGAGTGTCCGAGCGCGTACGAGGTGACCCACCCCGCCAGCTCACCGGCCAGCTCCGTACGGCGCTTGGGGTTGATGAGCTTCGAGTCGGTGAGGCCGGCCGGAGCCCTGCGCAGTCCGGTGACGGCGGCGCAGACGGTGACGGGTCCGGCCCATGCTCCGCGTCCGACTTCGTCGACGCCGGCGATGATCCTGGCGCCGGTGGTCGCTCGGAGCGATCGCTCGACAGTGTGCGTGGGTGCTTCGTACGGC includes:
- a CDS encoding ribonuclease HII: MPYEAPTHTVERSLRATTGARIIAGVDEVGRGAWAGPVTVCAAVTGLRRAPAGLTDSKLINPKRRTELAGELAGWVTSYALGHSSPEEIDELGMTAALRLAAVRALEALPVRPDAVILDGKHDYLGGPWQVRTVIKGDQSCVSVAAASVLAKVRRDAMMAELGAGSEEYAPFAFGANAGYPSPVHKAALEERGPTAQHRLSWSYLDGLPRWRHLKKVRVSAETAAMESGGQLGFDF